The genomic stretch CCGCCAACGAGGAAGGAGACACCGAGATGCAATCCCTGCTGGGACACAACGGCCACCGACATCACAGGGGAGGTGAGCCCACATTTATGAGCGAATCGGACAAGCTGaaaatgctgctgcttccttcCAAATAGTAAGACTGGCGGTTAATACTCAACCCAATGCATTTACTTAAGTTTCGAAAACTACTCGTATATTTGTGTGCCCTTCACGTCGTCCTTACAGCATGGTTTCGATAgaatttatatttacatatattgtGAAGGGCATTCATGGCACAAAAGCCTCAGCTTCGGACAAGTCCGATGATGCGTCTTCCTTAATTGTTTTATTGAGCAGAATTAAGCGAAATTACGAATTACGAAAATACTCATAGATTTAGACTTTCGAATGTTCTTACAAATCCAATCCCATTTAGCGCTTAAGTACATCCTCCTCTGTGTCTGTATGTAAATGATGTTTCCTTAAACACTAGACTATAGATTAAATATAGCTACAACGCTATAACAAGTGCAgaaacagcagctgcagcctcTTTCAGGGGCGACCAACAAGCACAACGAATAACGCAAGAATACAAATGGTATTACAGAAAGTGCCTTTACAACGTTTACAAAATATCTCATATGTTTTTTGTGTGACTAATAAAACGATTTTAAATCCTTAATCCTATCCCTGTTtgatcttctgctgctgctgctgctgcagcagcttcagctctTGTGCCCAGACAATGCTGTTGCAGAACTCGCCCAGCAAGTAACAAACGAGATTGAAGCCTACCAAAAGGCCCAGAAACAGGTAGCGGAACGCCAGAGGTAACACCTCCAAAATGGGATAGACCCACTCGCCGCTGAAGTAACGAACTATGTGCAGCCAAATAATGTACAGTAGGATAAAGGAAATGTTGCCCGTGACGCCGGCCAGGCGGCTGGGGTATTTCCGGAAGCACGTAAACATATCCATTACCGCCAGCAGAGCCACATTCGTATGCACCACATGGTTCAGCCAGCTGCAAAAGGACAAAAGGTTAACAACTCATTATACATAAATGCCACGTAAACGTGATTAATATAATTATAGTCACTTGCCTCGGAAATATGGCGTCCAGTGCCGAGGGAAAGATGAGCTCACGATCCCATATATAAATGACCCAGAATGAGATGCAAACATTATGGGCGACGGGAAAGGCCAGTGCCGAAAAAATATAGTCGCGCACAGATCGCAGCTTGGACTTTGACGCCACGTGGACCGTGTTGTCGCCGAAAAGATCGTTCAGCAAGGCCAAGCTATGGTATATGGCCTGCAATATGACGTCCAGGAATGTTAGATACTTGAATTTGCCGCCCCAGCGTGCCttgagctcctcctcctccagatCCTTGGGCCAGTGCACACGGAAATAGTGAAAATAAATTCCATACGAGAACTGTGCCGCTGATAGCACGTGCACAAGGAGTCGCAGGTACTTGAAGGCGCCGCTCGTATAGGCATCGTTACAAGTGTCCAGACGGTCAATGGTGGCCTGGGCGGCTTCCTTGGCGCTGTTTGATTCacgtgttttctttttgcttttggtcatttttttggtttggtttgatATTGTTTGATTGGATTTCCAATGATTGTGCCGGCTATGAGGGTGTTTATTAGGCCCCTCGCACCTACCTTCTATGCAATATACCCTGATGTAGTCAGCTGTTtgggggggcggtggcggctcACCTTACACTACAGCTAttccacaaacaaacaaatatttatctCGTCACAGATCTTTTGTTTTGACAGATAACAGTATATTTGAAGCGCTCGTTTTcaaaatctttatttttgaCTAAACCAGAGTTTTTGCGATTTTATTATGATACTCGTACTATAATATTACATTTGAAATTACAGGATTTAACGCAGGTATTCAAAGTGTTTTGATGTGCCTTGATATGAGGTTTCAATTTGAAAAAGGCAAATTTCACTTAACGATTCAGCTATttaaaaccgaaaaccgagaCGTCTTGCATTGCTCTCAGGTCTCAGGTCAGGCCTTCTGGAGAACAGTGAAAACTACGACTATTAATCTCAAATACAATAATGTAATGTAATTCTTATTAAGAATAGAAATATCATTAGCAAGTTTTGtgtggtttggttttttcttctctaGACTTCTTTATGTTAAAGACAGGTTCACATTTTAATAggtatgtaaaatatataagCGAATTATTTCTTTGTATATAGTTACTAATTAAACGTGACTACTACACAACACCGTAACCGCACTCTTAGCTAAGTAGATGCACAGCCTAGTTGGACTTGCGTTTGGCCAGCTTCACTTCCTTGGCCCACACGGTGTTGTTCAAGAACTCGCCGACCAGGTAGAGAGCTAATGTAAACCCAATCACGGCAACAAAGAAGACAATGCGCTGCGGCAGCTGCAACACCTCCAACACCGGATACACCCAGACGCCGGAGTAATGCTTGACAATGTGAATCCACACCAAATAGGCGCCCATGAAGATGGTCAGGCCAGTGAGACCCTTGCTGCGTTTGGGATAGGCGCGATACGAGGTAAACAGCTCCAGCACAATGAAGACAACAATATTGGTGTGGAGGACATGGTTCAGCCAGCTGCAAAcgcaaattaaattcaattattaaGAGTGCATAGAAGAAAAGCGCACTCTCACTCACCTGGGAAAGACGGGGTCCAAGACCTTGGGGAAGACGAGTTCACGGTCGATGGCATACAGCGTCCAGAAGGTGACACCCACATTGAGAGCCACGGGGAAGGCGAGGGTGGCCATCAGCCAGTCCTTGAATTGCCGTATGGCAGGGGGCCGCTTGGGTGCCAGCTCATTTGTGCCCACAAAATCATTGACGAGTGAAACGATATAGTAGAGAGCCTGTATTATCTGCAAGTGGGGAAAGGAAGGTAAACGGGTGGTCAgacagatactcgtacgtatGTGGCGTGTTGTCTGTGTGTTGAAGGGTTGTTTGCCTGttcagtggagtggagtggaaggAATTACTTCCCCCAATCACAGCTGCGTGCAAGCGCGTTATCCAATCGTTTTCAGATTAGATTCAAACCGAGTTAGCAACTGAACTTTAAACCACCGTAATTAGTATTCAGGGGATGATGCTCTGTGTTGTCTTACCGCATCCAAAAATGTTAGATATTTAAACTTCCCACCAAACGGATGATGAATCCTCATCTCGGGCTCGGTTGTTGGGAACTCCACATACGAATAGTCATAGTATATGCCATAGGTGAACTGTACGGCGGCCGTTAGGTGCATCAGAGTCCGCAGAGCCCCATAAACACCACCGTAAACGGAGTTTGTTTTCACCGCTGTACCCATTTCTGAGGCagttaattgattttttcaCGGCCGCCCGGTCGTCAAAcgaaacaaaatatgaatggATGTACTGGTCGCGgttttatcgttaaaatataccgtccgacccacagaaatataccgaaacataccgtctcatttttaaaatataccgacgaattcaagttctcttatacatattcctcgtttttgatattccgtggaataatgctggctaactaaaacccttagttctgcccacatagttttaggccgttgatgaatacattttcttcaagattggctagtttttagtccttgcttttattgtattttggctaaaacacGGCTTGAAGAAAATAGTTCAACAGTCGCAAcattgctggtatttgaagacatgatgcgACATACAAATGCCtatatttgtataccctatttcgttaatttaatatgaaaatttcatattattaattaattaagaccttttctcaaactGATATGTCTTAGACATttgcatatatatatctcgatcctgatacctattcttggtctctgtaagaataccataaattgcaaaatatcgttgtaatatttaaaacagagactaaGTTGGTTTTGCCTCCTTtggagcctgggatgacaaacattttctcaattctataacatccaatTCCACAGGGTATGCAAATGTTGCTCAATCCGCGCCATGTTGAGGAACAATGCTGCTCGATTTCTCGGCACATGAGTCTGTCCCATACAACGTGAATGTTGCCAACAACATAAAACACCAGTATCGACAGTAAAcgatattttttgtttgatatttTTCTTTCCAGAGTTGTCGTGTTTTGCTTACCGCACAAATAAACGTTAAAAACTTGAATTTTCCAGCAAAGGGAACCGTATTGGGCATCTGTGTGGTGTGAAAAGTGTATACACCATAGCAGAACTGCAGGACGGCCGTGAAATGCAGCAATAATTGCACCGCCTTATTGAAGCCCGGTGATGTGGCTCCTTTGCTGTTCGACTTCGTCTTGGGCTTGGCCATGTTTAATGTTAAACTTCCGAATGCCAGATACGTACTGATTAGCCGCCGCAGTCCAGCTACTAACAGCAGTTGCACTTGTATTTCATATGAGTATGTATGAGTTCTGTTCTGATACTGATAAGGTTGGGCCGGTTCGCTTATCTGTCGCAACCGCCGCCGTGGTACAAAGTATGAA from Drosophila pseudoobscura strain MV-25-SWS-2005 chromosome 4, UCI_Dpse_MV25, whole genome shotgun sequence encodes the following:
- the LOC4817849 gene encoding androgen-induced gene 1 protein, encoding MTKSKKKTRESNSAKEAAQATIDRLDTCNDAYTSGAFKYLRLLVHVLSAAQFSYGIYFHYFRVHWPKDLEEEELKARWGGKFKYLTFLDVILQAIYHSLALLNDLFGDNTVHVASKSKLRSVRDYIFSALAFPVAHNVCISFWVIYIWDRELIFPSALDAIFPSWLNHVVHTNVALLAVMDMFTCFRKYPSRLAGVTGNISFILLYIIWLHIVRYFSGEWVYPILEVLPLAFRYLFLGLLVGFNLVCYLLGEFCNSIVWAQELKLLQQQQQQKIKQG
- the LOC4817848 gene encoding androgen-induced gene 1 protein isoform X1 → MGTAVKTNSVYGGVYGALRTLMHLTAAVQFTYGIYYDYSYVEFPTTEPEMRIHHPFGGKFKYLTFLDAIIQALYYIVSLVNDFVGTNELAPKRPPAIRQFKDWLMATLAFPVALNVGVTFWTLYAIDRELVFPKVLDPVFPSWLNHVLHTNIVVFIVLELFTSYRAYPKRSKGLTGLTIFMGAYLVWIHIVKHYSGVWVYPVLEVLQLPQRIVFFVAVIGFTLALYLVGEFLNNTVWAKEVKLAKRKSN
- the LOC4817848 gene encoding androgen-induced gene 1 protein isoform X3, which gives rise to MAKPKTKSNSKGATSPGFNKAVQLLLHFTAVLQFCYGVYTFHTTQMPNTVPFAGKFKFLTFICAIIQALYYIVSLVNDFVGTNELAPKRPPAIRQFKDWLMATLAFPVALNVGVTFWTLYAIDRELVFPKVLDPVFPSWLNHVLHTNIVVFIVLELFTSYRAYPKRSKGLTGLTIFMGAYLVWIHIVKHYSGVWVYPVLEVLQLPQRIVFFVAVIGFTLALYLVGEFLNNTVWAKEVKLAKRKSN
- the LOC4817848 gene encoding androgen-induced gene 1 protein isoform X2, with the protein product MTKVELYKSRLFVTIIHLCALGQFAYGLYYSHFEIQRSYKLKTTASRRLVPDSLPQKVKFLSYWSLIIQALYYIVSLVNDFVGTNELAPKRPPAIRQFKDWLMATLAFPVALNVGVTFWTLYAIDRELVFPKVLDPVFPSWLNHVLHTNIVVFIVLELFTSYRAYPKRSKGLTGLTIFMGAYLVWIHIVKHYSGVWVYPVLEVLQLPQRIVFFVAVIGFTLALYLVGEFLNNTVWAKEVKLAKRKSN